TTTGTTCAACAAAGCATTTTTACCACTAATAATTGAGagctgtgtttaaaaaacaaatgtactgatgtacattttgatTCCATACTGTACCGTGATGTAATCGGaatacatttcacattttaattCATGGGGTGACATCATTTAATTACGCTGCTAAAACTGAAAGCTTTACTtttgcattaaaaatgtgttatgAATATTTGCAAAGCGGTGCAATCGCAAACGCTCTAAACGTTTCATAGAATAATGATGTGTAAAATATTGTATGTGGATTGCTGGATTGTCTGCCGCACTCTTTTATGTGGTAAAATGGGGAAGTGGTTGATGATGGCAGGGCATAAGACTGAATATTTGCTGTttggttaaacaaaaaaaaacaacaacaaaaaaaaaaaaaggtcagcccGACTTAATCCTTGAGACCATTTCTGACAGTTTCCTGAGACATTCCCGTTTTAGAAGTGACGTAACATTTTGCAGGCGATAAAATATTTAGGTTTCCCATAGTTTATTTACAAGATGTAATCAAATTTAGACGCTATTGTGTTAAGTTTTTGTAATAAAATCCTGTCAAGGGTTCTcacttataaataataaatatgaatttaTTGCCGATTCAGTCTTTCAGTTTAATCTTATGTTTTCTCGTTTCCAGGGGCTGCCGTAATGTTAAGAATGCCATCAATTGACGTGTTTGCATTCAAATTCCTTGCTTTGTGAATGCTGTAGTGCAAAAGTGCTCTGCTTATGAGTTAAATTCTGGTTTGTAGTTAGACGTACATAAACAGGCCCACCTGCGCTGTCGTGCATTCACTGTTTGTTACCTGTTTTCCCCATATGGATGTTAACGCTTCAAGCCGAGCAGCGCTTGGCATAATTTTATGTAGTGATGAATTTGAGAAGTCTTTTCCGTTTCTATATGGCGTATAGCCAGAAGGTCCAGCTGTAATACATATGCCTGAAGCTGGCAAGGACACTCAGCCTTCTTGCTTCAGGTACGACTgtacaatttgttttatatatattgaaCAAAAGCGACTTGGAGATTGTTTATTGTCCTCAGTCATGACACAAgttgttgtttatttgaattgtttgagAGACTATTTGAGACACAAAAAAgtgtttctaaaataaacattacacagAAAGTATAGACTAAATGTGTAGTACATTTTTTGCGTAAAATTTAAAATTCTTATTTGAATTAGTGTGGTTGATTTCAGTCACAGTATTAACATGCTTGTTAACTGGTAGTTTGGGAGGATCACCTGACACTATTCGtaagtcattttatttaatttaaaaactgaaggaattaacctttttaaaagtttaccacactgTGCAAATTATCAAATGGTGTATGCTGAAATATCCTGATTGAGAACACTGTTTACATGATATTAGTTTTCTGGGAGAACCTCATTATCgataattattgtattaaaagGCGATTGAATGTACAGATATCTGGAAGCATTTACATCAATCAGGACAGACCAGTTCCATGtttgattttcttctgttttaaatgtctactatctttttttttttaattgaatttctaTTACTTTTTACAGGAAGATGTTGAAAAAGGGGAAGTAGCAGCCTGGAATTCTGAAAGTGGATAAAAGAAAATCCAGGATGAACACCCCCAAAATGGAAATACTGCTTCTTCCACATGGACTGGAAAAAGAATGATAATCACATTAATTCTTTGGTGAAGGAAAGAAGATGACTGAGGGAATATAATGGCAAAAAACAAGGAACCTCGCCCCCCAACTTATGCTATAAGCGTAGTTGGGCTGTCTGGAACAGAAAAGGAGAAAGGCAACTGCGGAGTTGGGAAGTCTTGTTTGTGCAATAGATATGTGCGGCCAAAGGCTGATGATTATTACCCAGAGCATACCTCTGTCTTGAGCACAATCGACTTTGGAGGACGGGTTGTTAACAATGATCACTTTTTATACTGGGGTGAGTTTACATATAGAAATGACGATGGATTGGAGTGCAAAATTCAGGTCATTGAACAGACTGAGTTTATTGATGATCAAACCTTTCTGCCTCACCGGAGTACGAACTTGCAGCCCTATATTAAGCGGTCAGCTGCAGCAAAGTTGCAGTCGGCAGAGAAGCTGATGTATATCTGCACTGACCAGCTAGGCTTGGAGCAAGACTTTGAACAAAAACAGATGCCTGATGGAAAGCTTAACATTGATGGTTTTCTCTTATGCATAGATGTGAGCAAAGGGTGCAATAGGAAATTTGATGACCAGCTTAAATTTGTAAATAACCTGTATGCACAACTGGCAAAATCAAAAAAGCCTGTTGTAATAGCTGCAACAAAATGTGATGAATGTGTCGACCAATACCTGCGTGAAATCCAGGCATTTGCTTCCAACAAAAAGAACCTCCTTGTGGTAGAAACCTCTGCACGGTGCAGTGTGAATGTTGATTCCTGTTTTAATACCTTGACTCAGTTGATAGATAAAACGAGAGGCAAACCCAAAATAAGTCCCTATCTGGATGCTTATAAGATCCAGAGACAGTCCGTTGCTACAGCAACAGACAAGTTTGAAAAGCTGATTGTGCAAACAGTGAAAGATTACCACACAAGTTGGAAAGCTTCGAGTCATAAATTAAAAAACCACCCTGATTATGAGAATTACATAAACTTGGAAGGCAGCGGGAAGGccaaaaacacattttccaaaCACATAGAACAACTGAAGCAGGAACATATCAGGAAAAGAAAAGGGGATTATCTTGGAACCCTGCCTAGAATTCTTGATAATCTTCTTGGTAACCTGGATGAGATTGAGCATTTGAGCTGGTTAGAAGCCCAACATTTTTTGGAAAACAGGCCTGACTTTCCATACTGGTTCGTAGTATTGGAGCACACCCCATGGAATGAAACAGACCACATAGACAAAGTCAATGACAGGAGAGTTCCTTTTGATCTCCTTTGTACACCAGAAGGAGAGCGAATTTATCAAAATCATGTGCAACATTTAGTTTCTGAGAAGAGGAGGGTGGAGATGAAGGAGAAGTTTAAGAAAACCCTGGAGCGGGTACAGTTTATCAGTCCAGGGCAGCCCTGGGAAGAGGTCATGTGTTTTGTAATGGAGGACGAAGCTTACAAGTATATCGGCGAAGGTGATCGCAGAGATGTTTACACTAAGCAtcaacaggaaattgttgaaaaAGCCAAAGAGGAATTTCAGGAAATGCTTTTTGAACATGCAGAACTGTTTTATGATTTGGATCTGAATGCAACCCCAAGCTGTGATAAAATGAGTGAAATTCATATGGTTCTGAATGAAGAGCCCAGATACAGGGCCCTACAGAAACTTGCACCGGACCGACAATCTCTACTGCTAAAGCATATAGGATTTGTGTATCATCCTACAAAGGAGACTTGTCTCAGTGGCCAAAATTGTATTGACATTAAAGTTGAGCAGGTGCTTGCTAACAGTCTGGTTCAGCTGGATCATGGACACCCACATTTTTATCATGACAGTGCCAACATTGATAAGGTTAACCTgtttctcttagggagggagggGTTTGCACAGGAACTGGCAAATGAAATTCGAGCTCAGTCTACAGATGATGAATACACTCTGGATGGTAAGATCTATGAACTAGAGCTCCAGACCATTGATGCCAATTCAACATTGTTATTGAGCCATTTCTGGACATCTGCCTTCAAACCTCATGGCTGTTTTTGTGTGTTCAGCTCCATAGAGTCACTTAATTTTATTGGTGATTGCATTGGTTTAATCAGGGCAGAGACTTCACAAAATAGAAGAGACAAATATGTGGCCCCACTGCCATTTATTCTAATATTGGCAAACCAGCGGGACAGTGTTTGCAAAAACTTGCCTATTTTAAGGCATCAGGGCCAACAACTCGCAAATAAGCTACAGTGTACTTTTGTAGACATACCTTCCGGTACATTTCCACGCAAATTTAATGAGACCCAAATAAAACAAGCTTTGCGAGGAATACTAGAGGCACTAAAGCACAACTTTGATGTCATGAGCCCTCTGCCTTCTATTAAAGACATGTCAGAGACTGACCTGCGGATCGTAATGTGTGCCATGTGTGGAGATCCATTTAGTGTGGACCTCATTCTTTCGCCTTTCCTGGATTCACGTTCCTGTAGTGCTGCTCAACCTGGTCAAAATAACACACTGGTTTTAGACAAGATTATTGGTGATAGTCGACGACGAATCCAAATTACTATCCTCTCCTATCACTCTTCCATTGGAATAAGGAAAGACGAGCTAGTCCATGGATATATCCTAGTTTATTCAGCAAAGCGCAAATCCTCCATGGCAATGCTTCGGGCATTCCTAGCAGAGGTACAGGATGTGATCCCTGTCCAAATGGTGGCTATCACTGACAGCCAAGCAGACTTCTTTGAAAATGAGGCCATCAAGGAGTTAATGACTGAGGGAGAGCACATAGCCACAGAAATCACGgccaagtttactgcactgtattcTCTATCTCAGTATCATAGACAAACTGAGGTGTTCACACCATTTTTCAATGAGGTGCTGGAAAAGAAGAACAATATCGAAGGTTCCTTTTTGTGTGACAGCACCAAAGATTCAACAAATGCAAGTGAAGATGTGTTCTCGCAGTCACCCCATGGAAATTCACCAGCGTACAATTACTATCCAGATTCAGAGGATGACACTGAAGCACCACCTCCATACAGCCCTATTGGAGATGACGTACAGTTGCTTCCAACACCCAGCGAACGCACTAAATATCGGATTGATTTGGAAGGAAATGAGTATCCCATTCACAGCACTTCAGTGAACACCCATGATGATCGCAATCACAAAGTGCCTCCACCTGTCAGACCTAAGCCAGCCATACCCAAGACAAATGTTAAGAAACTGGATCCAAACCTTCTTAAGACCATTGAGGCAGGGATTGTGAAAAACACAAGGAAACAATCACGAGTCCCTCTTGCCCATGGAGAGGATATAGAGGCATCTGATAACTATGCAGAGCCTGCTGATACACTACTAAAGTCCAAAGGCTACCGAGATGACATCTATGATGTTCCAGAAAATAGTCAGAATCGAATTGTCAAAATGAGAAACACCTTTGGAGGGATTCACGGCACTCATGGTGATGAGGAAAATGGCTTTGATCGGATGTCAAAGTCCCATGGTGGAAGGAGACCTTCAAAATACAAACACCGGTCCAAGATCCTTTTCAGCAAAACTAAAGCTTATCATCGAAGAGCACATTCAGACGCCAGCGATGATGAGACTGGGCTTTCggtacaaaagaaaaagaaaggtagGGGCCACCGTGGGAGTGAAGAGGATCCCCTTCTTTCCCCAGTCGACCCATGGAAGGGAGGAATAGATAACCCTGCTATTACATCTGATCCTGAACAAGATGATAAAAAGCTCAAGAAGAAGAAACAACCAAAGATAAAAGAACCCAAAAAGGTAATTCCATTGAACTGATCCGATTATTTAATACGATGCTTCTCCGCGCATATATAAACGTATCAGTCAGGCACTGTGGTGTGATATAGATTTATTTGGTGCAATAAATATCTGTTCTCTTTTGTAGCATTGTGTCACCGTTGCACACCTGGTGCTTCACagtattttaatacatatttgaACATAGTTACTCAGTATGGATACTAACTGCaaataatgtgttttatattCATTGACATTATGTTACAAAATGTTATGCTATTTTACATTTCTTACATAGCTGGTTTTAGGCAAGCTACAGTCTTTAGGACTGGTTCAGTGTGTGCATTAAATACAAAGGACACATGTTACTTCTTTGTGAAGTAAAGTGTGCTTCTTTCTAGAATGCCAATAATACCATTTTACTAGGCTATTAAGAACCATAGAGCTCACATAATTTCATTGCCATATCAGCAGGAAGACCGGCTGCTTGGCTTTTAATTATAACTTCAAGCAGAACTGTTATTTTGAGTTGTCATTAATAGAAATCTAGTAAAAGTAGCAATATGCcaagcaaaaacaacaaaatgtggTAGAATACCTCCAGAAGGTAACATATTTGCTGTTGGGACAAAAAAGTAAAACTGAATTTTTttgcagccaaaacaaaaggCCACAAAGCCTCTGTATCCACCTACCCGAAGAAACTGGGAGAGTAATTACTTTGGGGTTCCTCTCCAGGATCTTGTTACTCTTGAGAAACCTATCCCTCTGTTCATTGAAAAATGTGTGGACTTTATTGAAGCCACTGGTAAGCCGACTTTGCTTTATTCCAAACTAGTAGGTGCCTAAATATGCTTTAACTGTTTTGGGTTGATAACATTCATTGTGTTTAGTGAAGCATAACTGAATATACTGACTTAACATTCAAACAGTGGCTGCAGTGTTGTAATGCAGCCTTAATATTTTGTAAAGATCTCCTTACAGATTGCCCTGTTTCTCTCTAGCAGTCCAAATATACTCTCGGGCATTTAACCACACAAATTTTAACCACACAAATTGAGTAACCActgatagttatttttatttccatCTGGTGTTTAACTTGCTCAAGGCCATATTTTTGGCATGCAATGTttaagtgcagcaccttttaatCAGCTTTTGCTGTtgtcttgttttatttaatatttcaatgTTATTTGGTAACATAAAACCATTCAGTTTAAAAATGGTTATACTTCTGATTTAGCATGTAAACATTTTCAATGCCAGGTTGACTTCTTTGTTTATGTGGCCTTTGGAGACTGATCTACGTGGGGTGCAAGTGTTTGTGCCAAGTGGTAACATGTCATTTTTGTTCAGTTGTGCAGTGCTTTTTGGCTCTCAGAATTCCTGTTTGGTTCTTTTGTTGTCTGCTCTTAGTGCTTTTCTGCCTTCAAAGtggtttctttctttaaaaatgatCATTTTCTCTTGTTACTAGAAGGTTGTCTGGCACACTCTTGCTTTAGCCTTTACCACATACTGTATCTGCTTTGAAGTGACTGTCATTGTAGTTTAGTGGTGGCAGTCCTGCATATTTACCTTTTTGACTAGGAGAGTGGATGAGTTCTCTAAATAAACTCTGTCTGTCAGGGAGTCTCATCCACTGTGAGTTTTGGAAACTGTAGCAGAATGTGATACTAGCTTAGTATAATTCAAGTTGATAAAAACACAAATAGTGTAAGTAAACTAGGTTGatttttttaagaaacataaGTAGATTTTAATATCTAGCCTATATTTTGAAGCAGCCCTGTCAGCTTCTTGGctagaaacattttgtttgtttcttttgatgtattttttgGAAATCGTTCTTTTTACTGCAAAGAATAAAGATTGTCTTCACGGCACTCATGTTTGAAATTATAATTGGGTTTattgataattatttatttagctgtGTAGTGACAAGGGTCTTTagattcagtgtgtg
The Acipenser ruthenus chromosome 18, fAciRut3.2 maternal haplotype, whole genome shotgun sequence DNA segment above includes these coding regions:
- the LOC117422181 gene encoding rho GTPase-activating protein 5-like; amino-acid sequence: MAKNKEPRPPTYAISVVGLSGTEKEKGNCGVGKSCLCNRYVRPKADDYYPEHTSVLSTIDFGGRVVNNDHFLYWGEFTYRNDDGLECKIQVIEQTEFIDDQTFLPHRSTNLQPYIKRSAAAKLQSAEKLMYICTDQLGLEQDFEQKQMPDGKLNIDGFLLCIDVSKGCNRKFDDQLKFVNNLYAQLAKSKKPVVIAATKCDECVDQYLREIQAFASNKKNLLVVETSARCSVNVDSCFNTLTQLIDKTRGKPKISPYLDAYKIQRQSVATATDKFEKLIVQTVKDYHTSWKASSHKLKNHPDYENYINLEGSGKAKNTFSKHIEQLKQEHIRKRKGDYLGTLPRILDNLLGNLDEIEHLSWLEAQHFLENRPDFPYWFVVLEHTPWNETDHIDKVNDRRVPFDLLCTPEGERIYQNHVQHLVSEKRRVEMKEKFKKTLERVQFISPGQPWEEVMCFVMEDEAYKYIGEGDRRDVYTKHQQEIVEKAKEEFQEMLFEHAELFYDLDLNATPSCDKMSEIHMVLNEEPRYRALQKLAPDRQSLLLKHIGFVYHPTKETCLSGQNCIDIKVEQVLANSLVQLDHGHPHFYHDSANIDKVNLFLLGREGFAQELANEIRAQSTDDEYTLDGKIYELELQTIDANSTLLLSHFWTSAFKPHGCFCVFSSIESLNFIGDCIGLIRAETSQNRRDKYVAPLPFILILANQRDSVCKNLPILRHQGQQLANKLQCTFVDIPSGTFPRKFNETQIKQALRGILEALKHNFDVMSPLPSIKDMSETDLRIVMCAMCGDPFSVDLILSPFLDSRSCSAAQPGQNNTLVLDKIIGDSRRRIQITILSYHSSIGIRKDELVHGYILVYSAKRKSSMAMLRAFLAEVQDVIPVQMVAITDSQADFFENEAIKELMTEGEHIATEITAKFTALYSLSQYHRQTEVFTPFFNEVLEKKNNIEGSFLCDSTKDSTNASEDVFSQSPHGNSPAYNYYPDSEDDTEAPPPYSPIGDDVQLLPTPSERTKYRIDLEGNEYPIHSTSVNTHDDRNHKVPPPVRPKPAIPKTNVKKLDPNLLKTIEAGIVKNTRKQSRVPLAHGEDIEASDNYAEPADTLLKSKGYRDDIYDVPENSQNRIVKMRNTFGGIHGTHGDEENGFDRMSKSHGGRRPSKYKHRSKILFSKTKAYHRRAHSDASDDETGLSVQKKKKGRGHRGSEEDPLLSPVDPWKGGIDNPAITSDPEQDDKKLKKKKQPKIKEPKKPKQKATKPLYPPTRRNWESNYFGVPLQDLVTLEKPIPLFIEKCVDFIEATGLSTEGLYRVSGNKTDQDNIQKQFDQDHSVDLMAMDVAVNAVAGALKAFFADLPDPLIPYNLHPELVETAKIVDRTERLQVLKEIVKKFPSVNYEVFKYVIGHLNRVSHQSRTNFMTADNLSICFWPTLMRPDFENKDTLSTTKLNQSVIESFIQQCQYFFYNGEIVETSNPVATPPPAPMSNAGHMVEPLVPLQLPPPLQPQLIQHQLQADPLV